One window of the Camelina sativa cultivar DH55 chromosome 1, Cs, whole genome shotgun sequence genome contains the following:
- the LOC104700919 gene encoding probable receptor-like serine/threonine-protein kinase At5g57670 encodes MKYIRSNSLKRLFSFKRRSFDSDSENSTPRTKCVEGFQETEQFQRPKWKCFSFDEIYDATNGFSSDNLVGRGGFAEVYKGVLSKNGEEIAVKRITRGGRDDERREKEFLMEIGTIGHVSHPNVLSLLGCCIDNGLYLVFIFSSRGSVASLLHDFNQAPLEWETRYKIAIGTAKGLHYLHKGCQRRIIHRDIKSSNVLLTQDYQPQISDFGLAKWLPSQWSHHSIAPIEGTFGHLAPEYYTHGIVDEKTDVFAFGVFLLELISGKKPVDASHQSLHSWAKVIIKAGEIEKLVDPRISEEFDIQQLHRIAFAASLCIRSSSLCRPSMIEVLEVLQGEDIEKEKWKMEEEEEVKEEFWGYEDLEDCECDSSISLSPPDSISNRSSSHRSR; translated from the exons ATGAAGTACATTCGAAGCAACAGCCTGAAACGTCTCTTCTCCTTCAAACGACGCAGTTTCGACTCTGACTCTGAGAACTCAACTCCTCGTACCAAATGCGTCGAGGGttttcaagaaacagagcagtTTCAAAGACCCAAATGGAAATGTTTCTCCTTTGATGAAATCTACGACGCAACCAACGGTTTCAGCTCAG ATAATTTGGTCGGTAGAGGTGGATTTGCAGAAGTGTATAAAGGAGTACTGAGTAAAAATGGCGAAGAGATAGCTGTGAAGAGGATAACAAGAGGAGGCAGAGATgatgagaggagagagaaagagtttttaATGGAGATTGGAACAATTGGACATGTCTCGCACCCTAATGTCTTGTCTCTTCTTGGTTGTTGTATTGACAATGGTCTCTATcttgtcttcatcttctcttctagaGGCTCTGTTGCTTCCCTCCTTCATG ATTTCAATCAAGCACCATTGGAGTGGGAGACAAGGTATAAAATTGCAATTGGGACAGCAAAAGGGCTTCATTATTTACACAAAGGTTGTCAGAGAAGGATCATACATAGAGACATTAAATCCTCTAATGTTCTCTTAACCCAAGATTATCAACCCCAG atatcTGATTTTGGGTTGGCAAAATGGCTGCCTTCTCAATGGTCTCATCATTCCATTGCTCCAATTGAAGGCACATTTGG gCACTTAGCACCAGAATACTATACACATGGAATTGTAGATGAGAAGACTGATGTATTTGCTTTTGGAGTGTTCTTGCTTGAGCTCATTTCCGGTAAAAAACCTGTTGATGCTTCTCATCAGAGCCTACACAGCTGG GCAAAAGTGATTATAAAAGCTGGAGAGATTGAGAAGCTGGTGGATCCGAGGATCAGTGAAGAGTTCGATATCCAACAACTTCATCGAATAGCTTTCGCGGCATCTCTCTGTATCCGATCATCCTCTCTATGTCGACCCTCCATGATCGAG GTATTAGAAGTACTACAAGGAGAAGATATAGAGAAGGAGAAATGGAaaatggaagaggaagaagaagtgaaagaagaGTTTTGGGGTTATgaagatcttgaggattgtgaaTGTGATTCTTCAATCTCACTCTCCCCTCCTGACTCTATCTCTAATCGAAGCTCTTCACATCGTAGTCGCTAG